In the Helicoverpa armigera isolate CAAS_96S chromosome 15, ASM3070526v1, whole genome shotgun sequence genome, one interval contains:
- the LOC110381290 gene encoding transcription factor JunD, with the protein MVRRFQHGMETTFYDEQYPLSGPVENLKRPLTLDVGRGIKRARIGGAPVLSSPDLQMLKLGSPELEKLIIQNGMITTATPTPGAPVLFPASIPPTEEQEMYARPFVEALDKLHHSDPTPQIGRVDRRVYADLDRPLDRYPTPVVKDEPQTVPSAASSPPLSPIDMDTQERIKLERKRQRNRVAASKCRRRKLERISKLEDKVKILKGENAELAQMVVKLKEHVHRLKEQVLEHANNGCHIDSHF; encoded by the coding sequence CAACACGGCATGGAGACCACTTTCTATGACGAGCAGTATCCCCTCAGTGGACCAGTGGAGAACCTCAAGAGACCACTCACCTTGGACGTGGGGCGGGGCATAAAACGGGCGCGGATTGGTGGTGCGCCGGTCCTCTCCTCACCAGACCTTCAGATGCTGAAGCTCGGCTCCCCGGAGCTTGAGAAGCTGATCATCCAGAACGGTATGATAACAACGGCAACTCCAACACCCGGGGCGCCAGTGTTATTCCCGGCTAGCATACCGCCGACGGAAGAGCAAGAAATGTACGCGCGGCCATTCGTTGAGGCGCTGGACAAGTTACACCACTCGGACCCCACGCCTCAGATCGGACGCGTCGACAGGCGAGTGTACGCCGACCTGGACAGGCCGCTTGACCGCTACCCCACACCGGTGGTCAAAGACGAGCCCCAAACAGTGCCTAGTGCTGCTAGTTCACCTCCTCTGTCGCCCATCGACATGGACACGCAAGAGAGAATCAAATTGGAACGCAAACGGCAGAGGAACCGAGTGGCTGCATCGAAGTGCAGACGGCGCAAGCTGGAGCGCATCTCCAAGCTGGAGGACAAAGTTAAGATCCTGAAGGGCGAGAACGCGGAGCTCGCGCAGATGGTGGTGAAGCTGAAGGAGCACGTGCACCGGCTCAAGGAGCAGGTGCTGGAGCACGCCAACAACGGCTGCCACATCGACTCGCACTTCTGA